From the Octadecabacter antarcticus 307 genome, one window contains:
- a CDS encoding carnitinyl-CoA dehydratase, with translation MTDPIKTRREGAILEVTLDRPKANAIDLTTSRIMGEVFADFRDDPDLRVAILTGAGEKFFCPGWDLKAAADGDAVDGDYGVGGFGGLQELRDMNKPVIAAVNGICCGGGLELALSADIILAADHATFALPEIRSGTIADAASIKLPKRIPYHIAMELLLTGRWLDTTEALNWGLINHVHPAADLIAQAWDMARLLASGPPLVYAAIKDVVRDAEDAKFQDAMNHITKRQLASIDRLYSSEDQLEGARAFAEKRDPIWKGR, from the coding sequence ATGACTGACCCGATCAAAACACGACGCGAGGGCGCGATCCTCGAAGTAACGCTGGACCGGCCCAAGGCCAATGCAATCGACCTGACAACAAGCCGGATAATGGGAGAGGTTTTTGCCGATTTTCGTGATGATCCTGACCTACGTGTGGCGATCCTCACTGGCGCGGGGGAGAAATTCTTTTGCCCCGGTTGGGACCTCAAGGCGGCAGCGGACGGGGACGCAGTTGACGGCGACTACGGCGTTGGCGGCTTTGGCGGCCTGCAAGAACTGCGTGACATGAACAAGCCCGTCATCGCCGCAGTGAACGGCATTTGCTGCGGTGGTGGGCTGGAATTGGCACTTTCTGCGGACATTATCCTCGCGGCTGATCACGCGACATTCGCGTTGCCCGAAATCCGGTCTGGCACCATCGCGGATGCGGCGTCTATCAAACTGCCCAAACGCATTCCCTACCACATTGCGATGGAACTGTTGCTGACCGGTCGTTGGCTCGACACGACCGAGGCGCTCAATTGGGGCTTGATCAATCACGTGCATCCAGCCGCTGATCTAATCGCGCAAGCTTGGGACATGGCGCGGCTTCTGGCGTCTGGTCCACCCCTGGTTTACGCCGCGATTAAGGACGTTGTCCGCGATGCTGAGGATGCAAAATTCCAAGACGCGATGAACCACATTACAAAACGTCAGCTGGCATCGATAGATCGTCTCTATTCCAGCGAAGATCAGCTTGAAGGCGCACGTGCATTTGCTGAGAAACGTGATCCCATTTGGAAAGGCCGCTAG
- the aroQ gene encoding type II 3-dehydroquinate dehydratase: MGKILLINGPNLNLLGQRQPEIYGSETLDDIVASCTALGAELGLDVHARQSNHEGVLVDWIQEARGVAAGIIINPAALSHTSVAILDALKMFEGPVMEVHISNIHKRERFRHHSYVSARAEGVIAGFGTDGYGFALRRIKTLLA; the protein is encoded by the coding sequence ATGGGAAAAATACTTCTTATCAACGGCCCGAATCTGAACCTTTTGGGCCAACGCCAGCCTGAGATTTATGGCTCTGAAACGCTTGACGATATTGTGGCGTCTTGCACCGCATTGGGAGCCGAGCTGGGGTTGGACGTTCATGCGCGCCAATCCAATCACGAAGGTGTGCTGGTGGACTGGATCCAAGAAGCGCGCGGCGTGGCGGCGGGCATTATCATTAATCCAGCCGCGTTGAGCCATACGTCTGTCGCCATTCTAGACGCGTTAAAGATGTTCGAGGGTCCGGTGATGGAAGTGCACATTTCCAATATCCATAAACGTGAACGTTTTAGGCACCATTCCTACGTGTCGGCCCGCGCCGAGGGCGTGATCGCGGGCTTTGGGACGGATGGATACGGCTTTGCGCTGCGACGGATCAAGACGCTTTTGGCCTAG
- a CDS encoding NADPH:quinone reductase, giving the protein MRAITYSKLGTAKDVLNLQNLNDVEPQSGEVRVALTFSGVNPSDVKSRRGRPGLERPVFETIIPHSDGAGVIEAVGGGVDNARIGQRVWIWNGQWQRAHGTAASHITLPADMAVPLPDAVSLETGAILGIPGLTAAQAVFGGGDITGQTVLIQGGAGTVGLLAVQLAKWGGAKVITTCSPRDMKQVKAAGADSVFDYSAADLATKILAANDGALIPTVVEVEFGLNVALDAEVIAPNGRLAAYGSAKSMEPMLPFLPLLFKAVTIDIILIYLLPKPERDAMIAKLHCALDADALSCPVERIYPLEDCVAAHEAVEAGGRSGAILVKCDG; this is encoded by the coding sequence ATGCGCGCGATAACTTATTCCAAGCTTGGCACAGCCAAAGACGTTCTGAATTTGCAAAACCTGAATGACGTTGAACCCCAATCAGGCGAAGTGCGTGTGGCGCTGACCTTTTCCGGCGTGAACCCGTCAGACGTGAAATCGCGCAGAGGCCGTCCGGGGTTGGAGCGGCCCGTCTTCGAGACCATCATCCCACATAGTGATGGTGCAGGCGTGATCGAGGCTGTGGGCGGTGGCGTGGACAATGCGCGCATCGGTCAACGGGTCTGGATCTGGAATGGTCAATGGCAGCGCGCCCATGGCACCGCAGCCAGCCACATCACCCTCCCCGCCGATATGGCCGTGCCATTGCCAGACGCAGTTAGCCTTGAAACAGGTGCAATCCTTGGGATTCCTGGCCTGACTGCCGCACAGGCGGTCTTTGGCGGTGGTGACATCACGGGGCAGACCGTGCTGATCCAAGGCGGTGCGGGCACAGTCGGTCTGCTGGCTGTGCAACTGGCAAAATGGGGCGGTGCAAAAGTGATCACCACATGCAGCCCGCGTGACATGAAACAGGTAAAGGCAGCCGGTGCCGACAGCGTGTTTGACTATAGCGCAGCGGATCTGGCCACCAAAATCCTCGCCGCGAACGATGGCGCTTTGATCCCCACAGTTGTCGAGGTCGAATTTGGCCTCAACGTGGCCCTAGACGCCGAAGTGATTGCCCCTAACGGCCGCCTCGCCGCCTATGGTTCAGCCAAAAGCATGGAGCCGATGTTGCCATTCCTGCCCTTGCTGTTCAAAGCCGTGACCATCGACATCATCCTGATCTATCTGCTGCCAAAACCTGAGCGCGATGCGATGATTGCCAAGTTACACTGCGCCTTGGATGCGGACGCACTGTCCTGTCCGGTTGAACGTATCTATCCGTTGGAGGACTGCGTCGCAGCCCATGAAGCCGTAGAAGCAGGTGGGCGTAGCGGCGCAATCTTGGTCAAATGTGACGGTTGA
- a CDS encoding IS110 family RNA-guided transposase — MEFPHPIERVGFEAGSMSQHLFFGLTGEGFDVVCMEARQVSAALSAMRNKTDKTDARGIAQILRTGWFSPVHMKSREAHGLRALLSTRKTLLKKTIDLANEVRGLLKVFGVRLPKTVKHGSFDSVVRPMIEIDDVLAHALVPLLDARAVLYQHYLELDRRVKRAASQDDVCMKLMTIPGVGPIAALSFKSAVDDPTRFKRSRTVGAYFGLTPRRYQSGEHDNPGRISKSGDRDVRAVLYAAANALLMRTMASSQIKSCAARQAMPASLRGGMRLMRTKGRRRAVVAVARKLAVLMHRCWIDGSEFRQDQVGGMA; from the coding sequence TTGGAATTTCCACATCCGATTGAACGTGTTGGCTTTGAGGCTGGATCGATGAGTCAGCATCTTTTCTTTGGCCTGACCGGTGAAGGTTTTGATGTTGTCTGCATGGAGGCACGCCAAGTGAGTGCTGCTCTGTCAGCGATGAGGAATAAGACTGACAAAACAGATGCACGAGGTATCGCGCAAATATTACGCACAGGCTGGTTTAGTCCCGTCCATATGAAAAGTCGTGAGGCTCATGGCCTACGCGCGTTGCTCAGCACGCGTAAGACGCTCCTAAAGAAGACGATTGATCTAGCCAATGAAGTGCGTGGATTACTGAAGGTTTTTGGAGTCCGCCTCCCAAAAACTGTGAAGCATGGTAGCTTCGACAGCGTTGTACGGCCCATGATCGAGATCGATGATGTTCTGGCACATGCTCTCGTGCCATTGCTCGATGCGAGGGCCGTTTTGTATCAACATTATTTGGAACTAGATCGGCGCGTTAAGAGGGCAGCCAGTCAAGATGATGTCTGCATGAAATTGATGACTATTCCTGGCGTCGGCCCTATCGCTGCGTTGAGCTTTAAATCGGCGGTTGATGATCCAACCCGTTTTAAACGATCCCGCACCGTTGGCGCATATTTTGGGCTTACACCGCGAAGATATCAGTCAGGAGAGCATGACAATCCAGGGCGGATATCCAAGTCTGGGGATCGAGACGTGCGGGCCGTTCTATATGCAGCTGCCAATGCGCTGCTTATGCGAACGATGGCAAGCTCCCAGATTAAATCTTGCGCTGCCCGGCAGGCGATGCCTGCATCGCTGAGAGGGGGCATGCGATTGATGCGCACCAAAGGACGTCGCCGCGCCGTCGTTGCTGTCGCACGTAAGTTGGCCGTCCTAATGCACCGCTGTTGGATCGATGGCTCAGAATTCCGTCAGGACCAAGTGGGAGGCATGGCATGA
- a CDS encoding SulP family inorganic anion transporter: MKPQILTALTIHDWQQFTNDLIAEVSVAMVALPLSFAIAIAIASGAGLESGLVTAIVAGLLISSLGGSHVQIGGPTGAFVVIVFGVITEHGFDRLVFATIMASIIILVADSLQAIGCAASRGVHRKDCDALGSA; the protein is encoded by the coding sequence ATGAAACCGCAAATTCTGACCGCGCTCACCATTCACGATTGGCAGCAATTCACCAACGATCTGATCGCTGAGGTGTCGGTTGCCATGGTTGCATTACCGTTAAGCTTTGCCATCGCCATCGCCATCGCCTCTGGGGCAGGGTTGGAAAGTGGGCTTGTGACAGCAATCGTTGCTGGGCTGTTGATCTCCAGCCTTGGCGGCAGCCATGTGCAGATCGGCGGACCGACAGGTGCATTTGTCGTCATCGTATTTGGGGTGATCACTGAACATGGATTTGACAGGCTTGTCTTTGCAACGATCATGGCCAGCATTATTATATTGGTTGCTGATTCTCTTCAGGCTATCGGTTGTGCAGCGTCCCGTGGAGTACATCGCAAAGATTGTGACGCATTGGGCAGCGCGTAA
- a CDS encoding DUF2461 domain-containing protein translates to MVEPETFTFLADLAKNNKKAWMDAHREERDDAMRNFTGIAMTLHDYADRFDPYVAEAVIKPKQSYTKFFQEPRDRVGRDLYRMGIDVFANAGHPADDVGYYLHIEPGNCHAGAALFQPTKPALARLRTRLVDDPQGLKAILADPEFQMMFPDGVVTRKGLGVVPEGFSASDPAAPYLKMVGLGCRKDLPDAHLLDDDVIDQLIEIFRPASQLVRYFD, encoded by the coding sequence ATGGTAGAGCCAGAAACATTTACGTTCCTTGCAGATCTCGCAAAGAATAACAAAAAAGCTTGGATGGACGCGCACCGCGAAGAACGCGACGACGCCATGCGCAATTTCACCGGGATCGCGATGACGCTGCACGACTACGCTGATCGCTTTGATCCATATGTCGCTGAGGCGGTGATTAAGCCAAAACAAAGCTACACCAAGTTCTTTCAGGAACCGCGCGATCGCGTTGGGCGTGATCTGTACCGCATGGGCATAGATGTTTTTGCCAATGCAGGTCATCCGGCTGATGACGTTGGTTATTACCTTCATATTGAGCCGGGAAATTGCCACGCAGGTGCCGCCCTTTTCCAGCCGACCAAGCCCGCACTTGCACGGCTGCGCACGCGTCTGGTCGATGACCCGCAGGGACTGAAAGCCATCTTGGCCGACCCTGAATTCCAGATGATGTTCCCGGACGGGGTGGTCACACGAAAAGGGTTAGGCGTTGTGCCGGAGGGATTTTCAGCCAGCGATCCTGCCGCTCCCTATCTGAAAATGGTTGGGCTGGGGTGCCGCAAAGACCTGCCAGACGCGCACCTGCTCGACGACGATGTCATTGATCAACTGATTGAGATTTTTCGCCCCGCCAGCCAGCTGGTGCGCTATTTCGACTAA
- a CDS encoding cation:proton antiporter — translation MSLLQIASLLIVLAGAFGTINYLFLRLPSSIGILVVALIASFAVIATDTLFPSLTVEEQIRAQVLELEFSEALLEGMLGLLLFAGALHVKLSDLRKAWLVIFLMATIGVGLSTAIVGFGFSWITGAPLIIAFVFGVLISPTDPVAVLGVLREASLPKALETKIAGESLFNDGVGYVVFLVLVGIAFPSGDHHGSGFAGAAQLFIQEVVGGAILGIVLGWLTFRVMRRIDDYSLEVLITLGLAFGGYELAVALQVSAPIMAVCAGLLIGDIGSKHGMSEETRKYVEAFWKLIDEILNAVLFLMIGFEVFAIAFETDFLIAGCMAILLALIARLAAVAVPVLLLKPFQTFSKGVIPIMTWGGLKGGISVALALSLPDGDWKPLILTVTYIVVVFSIIVQGLTVTRLAERIGRTPELPNQED, via the coding sequence ATGTCACTGCTGCAAATTGCATCGCTGCTGATCGTCCTTGCGGGGGCCTTTGGCACAATTAACTATTTGTTCCTTCGTCTGCCATCCTCGATTGGTATTCTGGTCGTGGCGCTCATTGCTTCCTTCGCGGTGATCGCGACTGATACGCTGTTCCCGTCATTGACCGTGGAAGAACAGATCCGTGCGCAGGTGCTGGAATTAGAATTTTCCGAAGCCTTGCTAGAAGGTATGTTAGGTCTTTTGTTGTTTGCTGGTGCGCTGCACGTCAAACTTTCAGATCTGCGCAAGGCGTGGCTTGTCATCTTCTTGATGGCAACGATTGGCGTTGGTCTTTCGACAGCAATTGTCGGCTTCGGGTTTAGCTGGATTACCGGTGCGCCGCTGATAATTGCGTTCGTTTTTGGTGTGTTAATTTCGCCAACAGACCCCGTCGCGGTGCTTGGTGTTTTGCGCGAGGCAAGCCTGCCAAAAGCCCTTGAAACCAAAATTGCTGGCGAAAGCCTGTTCAATGATGGTGTCGGATATGTGGTTTTCCTCGTGCTTGTCGGGATCGCGTTTCCGAGCGGTGACCATCACGGCTCCGGCTTTGCTGGGGCGGCGCAATTGTTCATTCAAGAGGTGGTCGGCGGGGCGATTTTGGGGATTGTTCTGGGCTGGCTGACTTTCCGTGTTATGCGCCGGATTGATGACTATTCACTCGAAGTACTCATCACACTCGGCCTTGCGTTTGGTGGCTACGAACTCGCCGTTGCGCTTCAAGTTTCGGCCCCGATCATGGCCGTCTGTGCGGGGCTACTGATCGGCGATATCGGGTCTAAACACGGCATGTCGGAAGAAACCCGCAAATATGTGGAGGCTTTCTGGAAACTCATCGATGAAATCCTGAATGCAGTGTTGTTCTTGATGATCGGGTTTGAGGTTTTTGCCATCGCATTTGAAACTGACTTTCTGATCGCGGGCTGCATGGCAATCCTGCTTGCACTTATCGCGCGGCTGGCTGCTGTTGCGGTCCCCGTCCTTTTGCTGAAACCATTTCAGACCTTCAGCAAGGGCGTGATCCCGATCATGACTTGGGGCGGCTTGAAAGGTGGTATTTCCGTGGCGCTGGCATTGTCACTGCCGGACGGCGACTGGAAACCGTTGATCCTGACAGTGACCTACATTGTCGTCGTTTTTTCAATCATAGTACAGGGACTTACCGTGACACGATTGGCTGAACGAATTGGCAGAACGCCGGAGCTACCCAACCAAGAAGACTAG
- a CDS encoding MYG1 family protein, with translation MSITHLVTHSGGFHADELLSSVVLTRLFPQADLLRSRDRQWITPTADKIIYDVGGDYDSEAQIFDHHQRPSPLRSDGQPFSSFGLIWAHYGRAYLVAMDVPTDDIEAIHTKFDTKFVLPIDLLDNGAIEPSVAGPLSILTLPALLGSLKPVFDDTSPTADDDAFFAALPIARSFVEAQIRNLAAKARAQGIVLEAITNAGTSPILELPMGMPYRSALDQAGAEHMLFVIHPRGDDWTLGGIKLSSDTFEQRADLPVAWAGLTDTALEDASGIKGAKFCHNARFIAVADSREAILKMAEIAVREA, from the coding sequence ATGTCCATTACCCATCTTGTCACCCATTCCGGCGGTTTTCATGCGGACGAGCTGTTGTCGTCTGTCGTGCTCACGCGGTTGTTCCCGCAGGCGGATCTATTGCGCAGTCGGGACCGCCAATGGATAACGCCCACGGCCGATAAGATTATTTATGATGTTGGCGGAGACTATGACAGTGAGGCGCAAATATTTGATCACCACCAACGTCCCAGCCCGCTGCGCAGCGATGGCCAACCGTTCAGCTCATTTGGCCTGATCTGGGCGCATTACGGGCGGGCGTATTTGGTGGCGATGGATGTGCCGACAGATGATATTGAGGCGATCCACACCAAGTTTGACACAAAATTTGTGTTGCCGATCGACTTGTTGGACAACGGCGCGATTGAACCATCGGTCGCGGGGCCGCTGTCTATCCTGACGTTGCCCGCACTTTTGGGCAGCCTAAAGCCGGTCTTTGACGACACATCTCCAACGGCTGACGACGATGCATTCTTCGCCGCCCTGCCCATCGCGCGCAGTTTTGTCGAAGCCCAAATTCGCAATCTTGCGGCGAAGGCCCGTGCGCAAGGCATCGTTCTTGAAGCAATCACCAACGCTGGCACGTCACCAATTCTTGAACTGCCCATGGGCATGCCTTACCGCTCTGCACTTGATCAGGCGGGGGCCGAGCACATGCTGTTCGTGATCCATCCACGTGGCGATGACTGGACACTTGGCGGCATCAAGCTGTCCAGTGATACGTTTGAACAACGCGCCGATCTACCAGTCGCGTGGGCTGGTCTGACGGACACCGCCCTTGAGGATGCAAGTGGCATCAAAGGCGCCAAGTTCTGTCACAACGCCCGTTTTATCGCTGTGGCAGACAGTCGTGAGGCGATCTTGAAAATGGCCGAAATCGCGGTGCGAGAGGCCTAA
- a CDS encoding ABC transporter ATP-binding protein, with translation MTNIVEVRRLTKTFDGGLKALKSVDLDIKSGEIIALLGPNGAGKTTLISTICGITRATGGTVTIDGHDNVTAYRAARNLVGLVPQEINLEPFEKVINTVRFSRGLFGKAPNDAYLEKVLKSLSLWDKKDAKIMTLSGGMKRRVLIAKALAHEPRVLFLDEPTAGVDVELRKDMWQVVAQLKKDGVTIILTTHYIEEAEAIADRVGVIAKGEILLVENKTDLMTRMGQKTLKVELAAPVKTIPKALSKYDLTIESDGLLYAYDTATDRTGITGLLADLQKAGLKMTDLQTRQSSLEEIFVSLVSDKGVAVDKADVA, from the coding sequence ATGACAAATATCGTTGAGGTTCGACGCCTCACAAAGACCTTTGATGGGGGTCTCAAAGCCCTTAAGTCTGTTGATCTGGACATCAAATCTGGTGAGATCATTGCGTTGCTTGGACCTAACGGTGCGGGCAAGACCACTTTGATATCAACGATTTGCGGCATAACCCGCGCCACAGGTGGAACGGTGACGATTGACGGGCATGACAACGTCACAGCTTACCGCGCCGCGCGCAATCTGGTTGGGCTCGTCCCGCAGGAAATCAATCTCGAACCGTTCGAGAAGGTCATTAACACTGTCCGTTTCTCACGTGGGTTGTTCGGCAAGGCGCCAAATGACGCCTACCTCGAAAAAGTCCTGAAATCCCTTTCCCTATGGGACAAGAAGGACGCCAAGATCATGACGTTGTCGGGTGGGATGAAACGCCGCGTCCTGATTGCTAAGGCGCTTGCGCATGAACCACGCGTTCTGTTCCTTGATGAACCAACCGCTGGCGTGGATGTCGAATTGCGCAAGGACATGTGGCAGGTCGTGGCCCAGCTCAAGAAAGATGGTGTCACGATTATCCTTACGACGCACTACATCGAAGAAGCCGAGGCCATCGCCGATCGTGTCGGTGTCATCGCCAAAGGGGAAATCCTTTTGGTTGAAAACAAGACAGACCTGATGACCCGCATGGGGCAAAAGACGCTCAAGGTTGAACTGGCGGCACCGGTGAAAACGATACCGAAAGCCCTGTCGAAATACGATCTCACGATTGAAAGCGATGGTTTGTTGTACGCCTATGACACTGCGACGGACCGAACAGGAATTACAGGGCTTTTGGCCGATCTACAAAAGGCAGGATTAAAAATGACGGACCTGCAAACGCGACAATCATCACTCGAAGAAATATTCGTGTCCCTCGTTTCTGACAAAGGCGTCGCAGTCGATAAGGCAGATGTAGCATGA
- a CDS encoding ABC transporter permease — protein MNYQAIRSIYTFEMARFFRTLMQSFISPVISTSLYFVVFGTAIGSRIESVEGVDYGAFIVPGLIMLSVMTQATSNASFGIYFPKFIGTIYELLSAPVSFFEITVGYVGAAATKAMFIGVVILATSFLFVDFTIQHPLAMIAFLTLTCLSFSLLGFIIGIWAGNFEQLQLIPLLIITPLVFLGGSFYSVTMLPPIWQTITMFNPVVYLISGFRWSFFGTADVPIGLSLMAIALFTALCVGIIAWIFKTGWRIRQ, from the coding sequence ATGAATTATCAAGCAATCAGGTCGATCTATACATTTGAAATGGCGCGGTTTTTCCGCACGCTTATGCAAAGTTTTATCAGTCCTGTCATCTCAACCTCACTTTACTTTGTGGTCTTTGGCACAGCCATTGGAAGCCGCATCGAAAGCGTCGAAGGTGTTGACTACGGCGCGTTCATTGTCCCCGGCCTCATCATGTTGTCGGTCATGACGCAGGCCACGTCTAACGCCAGTTTCGGCATCTATTTTCCGAAATTCATTGGGACAATCTACGAACTGCTCTCCGCTCCGGTCAGCTTTTTTGAGATCACAGTGGGCTACGTCGGGGCCGCGGCGACCAAGGCGATGTTCATCGGCGTTGTCATCCTCGCCACGTCATTCTTGTTCGTTGATTTCACAATCCAGCACCCGCTGGCGATGATCGCATTCCTGACACTCACCTGCCTGAGCTTCTCGCTCCTTGGTTTTATCATCGGCATCTGGGCTGGCAATTTCGAACAATTGCAGTTGATCCCGCTGCTGATCATCACGCCGTTGGTGTTCCTTGGTGGTTCGTTTTATTCCGTAACGATGCTGCCCCCGATTTGGCAAACGATCACCATGTTCAATCCCGTCGTTTATTTGATTTCAGGCTTTAGGTGGTCGTTTTTTGGGACGGCAGACGTGCCTATCGGCCTTAGCCTTATGGCGATCGCGCTGTTCACCGCGCTTTGTGTCGGCATCATCGCATGGATTTTCAAGACCGGTTGGCGCATTCGCCAGTAA
- a CDS encoding S49 family peptidase: MKNWIPFIKSDPHVAVIRLQGTIASSGRSLNDRGLTDSIEKAFRSKPKAVALEISSPGGSPVQSSLICARIRRLADEKDIPVYSFVEDVAASGGYWLATAGDEIYVDRGSIVGSIGVITAGFGLTGTLDKIGAERRVYTAGKSKSMLDPFQAEKPADVKRLKGLLDDLHVFFKDHVSTRRAGKIVDQDLFTGDIWVGQKSIDVGLADHLGHLVPTMKDRFGDKTKFRRFGQKKPFLSRFGAQIIDDAVGGIEERASYARFGL; this comes from the coding sequence ATGAAAAACTGGATTCCCTTTATCAAATCAGACCCCCACGTGGCCGTTATCCGGCTTCAGGGGACAATCGCGTCTTCCGGTCGTTCCCTGAATGATCGCGGGCTGACCGACAGCATCGAAAAGGCGTTCCGCAGTAAGCCGAAAGCGGTGGCGCTGGAGATCAGCTCTCCCGGTGGATCACCTGTCCAATCATCGCTTATCTGCGCACGTATTCGCAGGCTCGCGGATGAAAAAGATATCCCCGTCTATAGTTTCGTTGAAGATGTCGCTGCATCGGGTGGCTATTGGCTCGCGACAGCGGGGGACGAGATATATGTCGACCGTGGGTCAATTGTCGGGTCCATCGGGGTGATTACGGCAGGCTTCGGACTGACCGGAACATTGGACAAGATCGGTGCCGAACGCCGCGTCTATACTGCCGGAAAGTCCAAAAGCATGCTCGACCCATTTCAGGCAGAAAAGCCTGCGGATGTGAAACGCCTCAAGGGTCTGCTGGACGATCTGCACGTGTTCTTTAAAGACCACGTCAGCACGCGCCGCGCTGGTAAGATTGTAGATCAAGATCTGTTCACAGGAGACATCTGGGTTGGCCAAAAATCCATCGACGTCGGGCTGGCCGATCACCTCGGTCATCTGGTCCCTACGATGAAGGATCGCTTTGGTGATAAAACCAAATTTCGCCGTTTTGGGCAGAAGAAGCCGTTCTTGTCGCGTTTCGGGGCCCAAATCATCGACGATGCCGTCGGTGGTATCGAAGAACGCGCATCTTATGCGCGGTTCGGCCTGTAG
- a CDS encoding calcium/sodium antiporter has product MLVWLSIPEGSTTDWTFTIVGLVLLLLAGDSLVKGAVNMSLRLGVPAFIVSLTIVAFGTSAPELLISIKAILGGVPDLALGNVVGSNTANVLLVLGVPALLAVMHTSGCDTRNSYLQMLGATVLFIGLAYRGVFDWIAGLILLTALAGMLIYAGRCAKRHRRACKRVEDDDFGDLEGADPDLPWSKIILYLVLGMIGLPLGASLLVDGASEIALSYGVSQAVIGLTLVAIGTSLPELATTVVAALRNQADVALGNVIGSNMFNLLGIIGVASLVGPIPVGANFFAFDFWVMLSATLILIPFVFFKRDLTRIWGVILSALYITYMLVVL; this is encoded by the coding sequence ATGTTGGTTTGGCTTTCGATACCTGAGGGGTCAACAACGGATTGGACGTTCACGATTGTGGGGCTGGTGCTGCTGCTGCTGGCTGGTGACAGCCTTGTCAAAGGGGCGGTGAACATGTCCCTGCGCCTTGGCGTGCCGGCGTTTATTGTATCACTGACGATTGTGGCTTTTGGCACCTCTGCGCCGGAACTGTTGATATCAATCAAAGCTATTTTGGGCGGTGTGCCTGATCTGGCCTTGGGCAACGTGGTGGGGTCAAACACCGCTAATGTGCTTCTGGTGCTGGGCGTTCCCGCGCTTTTGGCCGTCATGCACACCAGTGGGTGCGATACCCGCAACAGCTACTTGCAAATGCTGGGTGCGACGGTGTTGTTCATTGGGCTGGCCTATCGCGGCGTCTTTGACTGGATCGCTGGTTTGATATTGTTGACTGCACTTGCGGGAATGTTGATCTATGCGGGGCGGTGCGCGAAACGCCACCGCAGAGCCTGCAAAAGGGTCGAAGACGATGACTTTGGTGATTTAGAAGGCGCGGACCCTGACCTGCCTTGGTCCAAGATCATCTTGTACCTTGTCCTTGGCATGATTGGCCTGCCGCTGGGCGCAAGCCTTCTGGTCGACGGCGCTTCAGAAATCGCGCTAAGCTACGGCGTGTCACAAGCGGTGATTGGCCTGACACTTGTTGCCATCGGCACATCGCTGCCCGAGCTCGCCACAACAGTGGTGGCCGCGCTGCGCAATCAGGCTGACGTTGCGCTGGGCAACGTGATCGGATCCAACATGTTTAACCTTCTGGGTATTATTGGTGTTGCATCGTTGGTTGGCCCGATCCCAGTGGGTGCGAATTTCTTTGCTTTCGACTTCTGGGTCATGCTGTCTGCTACACTGATCCTGATCCCGTTCGTGTTTTTCAAACGCGACCTGACCCGCATCTGGGGCGTGATCCTGTCGGCTCTCTATATCACGTATATGCTGGTGGTGCTTTGA